One genomic segment of Catalinimonas alkaloidigena includes these proteins:
- a CDS encoding cupin domain-containing protein: MNPVHSKYDSAETLIFPDAITLKILLSGKQTNGNQAIFEDIVEPGVGPGRHVHRHQDETFFFLEGKFIAEVGGQMYEFKPGDVAFIPRGTLHAFKNVGGTPGRLRYIFSPAQTIEEMFREFHNALATGEFTMDKMAQISAKHGQEFVGPPL; the protein is encoded by the coding sequence ATGAATCCAGTACACAGTAAATATGATTCTGCTGAAACACTTATTTTTCCAGATGCGATCACCTTGAAAATTCTTCTTTCAGGTAAGCAAACTAATGGCAACCAGGCAATATTTGAAGATATTGTTGAGCCGGGAGTTGGTCCGGGCAGACATGTTCACCGCCATCAGGATGAAACTTTTTTCTTTTTGGAAGGAAAATTTATCGCCGAAGTAGGAGGTCAAATGTATGAATTTAAGCCCGGTGATGTAGCCTTTATTCCAAGGGGAACACTTCATGCCTTTAAAAATGTGGGGGGTACTCCCGGAAGATTACGTTATATCTTTTCTCCGGCACAGACCATTGAAGAGATGTTTCGGGAATTCCATAATGCTTTAGCCACAGGGGAATTCACTATGGACAAAATGGCTCAAATATCTGCCAAACACGGACAAGAGTTTGTTGGTCCACCGCTTTAA